The sequence TAATACATCACAAATATGATTaagttaaattaaaacataaaacgatccaaactcatgtcttgagtgaggattgtatgatgaaatccttgtgcttttgcttctccacctcctccttagcttccttaggtctaagatgtgtcaaaagtcctcataaaataatgtttttacatgtatttatattaAGTAGGGTCGGGCGCAAACGAAACCACCTTCTTCTATCTGAAAAAGGATTGTTTGGTTAGAAAGAGAAATATCTGCAGGAATACAACAACGTATCGGACCTGAATATGCTGGCCCTTTAGGAATTCTTCAAGCTCTAGCAGATGGGACAAAACTACTTTTGAAAGAGAACCTTATTCCATCTACAGGAGATACTCGTTTATTCAGTATCGGACCATCCATAGCAGTAATATCCATCTTTCTAAGTTATTCAGTAATTCCTTTTGGTGATCACCTTGTTCTAGCCGATCTTAGTATTGGTGTTTTTTTCTGGATTGCCATTTCAAGTATTGCTCCCGTTGGACTACGCGCCAGGCGGGGCAGCAGTGGGGATTATCAGAGAGCATGAAATTTGATTGGTAGCAAGATTTGGGCAGCCACAGCGTGCCACGCGCTGCCCCATGCGTCGCGGCTGTGGACTTCTTTCAGAGTGACTTTCAAATCTCGATTTTTGACGTCTAGACTTGGTCCTAGACCCTtgaacgcgatcccggcttaatcttTTGGGCTTTTACgcatacttcaaagctccaaatcactcaaattagctccataacatctacatcactcgtatcactcctacaaggcataaaacacgctataagtgcaaaacactagcaattcaagcttaaactcaattaaagtgtactaaattagagtgtaataagcgattAAAATACGTAATTGTAGCCTACCATCATTATCTTTGCaatattttgtttggtttaatttagtaaTCCTCTTAAATAATCAAAAAATCTTATTGAATTGCTTATTAAATCAAATtgggagaatattcgagagacgttttcatgaagactaatccattaacgcatgcttgcatattttcattgtgcttatattagttcacctcgtagagttaagatttaatcgagataggagtcttgactacacgtttgaactaatcatcgagtgaattcgtgagaatcattagaatattagactgaattaaactagagttagatcccaaatagctatcttgcacctatcctatcaacacccttatttctcacattgataagaagccaactctgcTAATCTCTAATTCTTTGCAGTAAATTGTCAATTGCTTTACTTTTAATAGTTAGTTGTAGTTCATAATCATTCCAACCAAGGTGTTAGTCATCCTGAATAGCATTTAAGCCAGAAATTACTTaaacattatttaaatccaattcatatggagacgataattaaactatactatctttggcaaGCAAGCATCAATTCATGTTGTGTTTTGTGCTCGTCGTTCACCGGGGCTCGACTCGTCACCAGAACTATTAGAACCAGCAGGCTCGTAAAGTCTCTTTGCCTCGGCCTTGAGTTTCTTGGCTTCTTCAATCTCGACCGACGGGTCAAAACCTCGAGGGTCTCTCTTCGGGATAGCCGCTTCAAATATTCAGTCTTTATCCTTAAGCGGGCCTTGGCTGCCCCCATATATGCCTTATATTAGGCCAGCATATCCCCATTTTCGGAGGAATCGATCGAGGTTGCCTCCAATTTGGACCTCAGTGCAGTATATTCTTGGCCGAGGGCATCCGGTTCCGTGACGGTTAAGTTCAGTTGTGCCCGGAGTTCATCATTTAGCCGAGACCATTTGTTGGCCTTGCCCTCGCCACCCGGAGTTGGTTCTTGACTTATGTCAGCTCCTCTTTTGTGGCCTCTTTCTCCGAAGCTAGTAGATCCATCCTACCCCTTCCACGCCTCGGTTGTGGCCTTGACCTCGTCCATCTCACCCCGAAGCTGGTCAATCAGGTCTACCTTCTCTTGAACCTGCAAGGTTGCATTGTTAGACATCACgagtagcttcttgtttttatCCTCAAAAAGATCCTTACCTTCTTAACCAGATTGGCGTGCTCCCGTTTCACAGACGAGGCCTCCTTCTCAGCCTTTTCCAACTCGGCCCGGAGAGTTGGGAGATCCTTCAGAGCCTCATCTTGCTGCTCACTAAGGGCCCTATACATATCATTCTTCCAGATCTGCTCTTTGAGATCGAACTCGAGCTGACTGATTTTTAAGTGAGACCGAAGGAAGCTTTCAGGATGAAGTACTGAAGCTTGAAAAACAACGGGGCCATTAGAATATGCTGATCAAAGGATGCAAATGATAAACGTCTTACCCGGTTCAGTGCCTATTGCGCCTCATTAAAGTGGCTCGACGTGCCTGCCTCGTTCATCTTTgcctggtcctcctcggtcaTGAGACAACGAAGGTAGCTGGCCATGCCCACCGGAGCAGACAGTGCCCGTGAGTCTACTAGGATAGTAAGAACGATCATTCTCCTATGTCGGGGTCCATACTCGGGGCAGGGAACTGTTCACTAGTTTTGGGCTAGAGCTCGGCTTGCCCGCTCCCGATGGCACATTTTTTTTTGGGACCCCCAGGTGACCAAGCACGGAGAAGTTCTTCAATGTAGACATGTCCATGCCATTGAAGAACGTGTTGAGAGAATCATCTGGACCCGACGTATAAGATGGCATTTCTGCGATGTCAATGACACCAGCTGCCTCCTTTGGGCCAAGAACAGCTTCTCGGGAGACCATGGCCTCAGACTCTCCCCCAGTCCCCGAGCTAGAGGAGGATCGACCTCTTGGTTACCTCTACTGATTGCCGCTTGCTCCCCTTCGTTGACAATCAACCCGTGAACAATAAACTCGAGGTCATCTTCCTCGGGGTAATCCCTGAGCTGGTAGAAGGAATCAGAATTTGGTACCCTGGGCTTGGTGCTCCTTTTGTTTTTCCGGATCTGGGATGGCCACCCTCTTCTTTCTCACCTCGGCATCCGAGGAGCTCGAAgacttccttttcttctttttctcctcctttGTGGTAGCCCCGGACTACCCCAAAGCGGAGGGTTCAGCAAGCGCGGACGGATCCTTACCTTCATTCAACGGCCTGAGCTCGATGGTTTTGGGCAAACCTGTGAGAAGGAAGAAAACTTAGCGGAATATAAGTGAAGTGTATGAATGTAATCATTCAGAGGGAAACTCACTATGAGAGCAGGTCTCCCACTTGCCCTTAGAGAGCTTGCACCATGCACGCTCAGAGTAGGGCATCTGTTTGCAGATCCATTCGATTCATTCCTTAAAACGCGGGAGTGCGTTAGGAACCCGGGAAATCGCTGCACAACGACAAACACAAGCAATTAGGAAAAGAATAAAAGGGAATGCCAAATACTCGAGAAGGAAAAGACTTACGGGATGCGTTCCATTTTTCGAGGAACGATAGAAATTCGGAGGGGGTGGGGTCTTTCTCACCCAAACGATCCTCCCCTACCAACCTCGATCTCGATCCTCATCAATGCTTAAGAACAGAGCCTTACTTGCTCGGCAAACAAGCATGATCAACCTCCccggaagattcggggactgtatagaTGAAGCAGATGGTCAAGGGTGAACCGAGGTGCTTCGGTGTTGTTCTCTAAGTGTCGaaggaggattacgatcctccaaaAGGATGGGTGAATCTGCCCAAGGTAGACCTCGTACCTTTTGCAGAAATCGACGGGGTCCACCGGGGAgagcgtgaaggggtaagtgtaaatacttaagcACCCCTCCACGTGAGTGGTGATGTCGTCGTTGGGCCCAGGGACGACTATCTCCTTACCCTCCAAGTTACAGTCTACCCGGATTGTGGGTGGTGCTTCCTCAGTAACTGAGCATATGTACCTCCATGCTCCCCCGCCTCGGTCCTGTTGATTGGAGGCCTTCTCGACGTTGAAGTCGTTCCCGATAGAGCAAAACCCGGGTACGAAACTCTTCAAGGGAGGCTCCTGGCTAACTCAGGAATGGTCACTTCAGCGTTTGTGGCCGGGTTGGAAGATGAAGGAGCGATTTGCTGGGGCACAGATTTGGAAGTTTTTGCCAGCGGGATCTGGGAAATATGaatgtttgaagaaaaaaatgaagatatgaaggtttaGGTTGAAGATTCAAAGAAAATGtatgaagaatgaggatgaaaatatGAAGATCTAAGGAGgaatgtatgaagatttgaaggagttaaaggtaAGTAGAAAATTAGAAGGTAAGTCGAAGAGTTCTGGAATCGGAaagtgaagaagtgaaaaagGGTCGGAGTTTTTATAGGGGAAGAACAATCAATGTGCGACGTTTCGCATTCGAGGACAGTCAACCGGCAACGACACATGTCCAAAGTCAGAATGACGCGACTCATGAGACGTTTCGTTGATCCAACAACTCGGTGGTAACGTACGAAGGAAGGAATCAGGGTTCACTTTTCTCTTCCCGTCGCTTCGATAAATCTATCCTTCGAAAAATGAGGGACTATCTATGTACTGGTAAAATCAGGGGCAATGCATAACTGACTCCCCGATGAAAGAACAAAGGGGTAACGTGGATCTGCGGGATTGTAATCGGGGCCAGAGACCCATCGTATCGAGACCCGGGAAGGATGGATGATATATCTGACATCGGACACGGTAAAGCAATGCACCTCGAACCAAGTATAACTTCTAGACCTCGGAAGATACACTGGACAGTAATGCACGACTGAAACTATGGATCAATAATTACCGGAAAAAGAGGATTTTTACCTTTATTAAATTGTACTAGGACTAAAaatctcctactatataaatgtgaagtttttctttgatctgacacattgtaacacacaaTCCAAAGtaataaagtttatttttactttCTAGTTACTGTTAAGAACTTTGCTcacttgttatattcttcattcaAGACTGCGCTCGAACCAAGGATCCAATCGAGGACGAAGTCATTGTTCAATCTAAGATCAGGCTTGGTCACAATGTTGCGattggtttgatcgtttatttcgtctttaattcatttatctgTTATTCTTAGTTGTTCGTGTTGAATTAAAACATGTATCCtttaaaccgcgtacaaatttaatttataCCCAATTTTGGGGTAATTTATAAGAAATCAGCTGTGGCTTccaattcttctttcttttctttttgcctttgcttcctttttttaattatttcaaacAAAGATACTGAAGATAGAGAACCCTTGACATATTCCTCCTATCACACTGCTAATCTAGGAAATGCTTAGCTACTTCAAAACCAATTACCAATGCAATGATTTTGctttttcttgttttatatttCCTACGTGAACACCCCAATATTCATCATCCTCACTATAACCAACTTTAAGTGCTCAATCGTGGATTTCTCTCAGTCGTCGATAGAGGGGCGTGTGTTGTTTGGGAGCCTCCGGCCACGTATAAATGAACTAAACAGATGCAGAGCTCTTGAAGGTTGTGCATATGGCACCATATGTGCAGCACCTCTTACAGTGGCAAAGGTCAATAAGTTGCCATACTCTGTTTGCCAACCTCCCACCTGTTTAAACAACACAGACAGTTGATTATACTCATCATCAGCGTTGTTGGAAAGAAAGAATTCGATTTTACATTACCTGCCCTTTGTGAAACCAAGCTCCATATGGGACTGTAATCTTGAACCCCATGTCATGAGCTAGCTCGCGTACAAGGGTCCTGGAGCCAAGCAATGGCACTACAGAATCTTGGTCTCCGCTGCAAGCAAGTAAATTCAAAATCAAGCACTATTGATTTCTAGGACAAGAAAATGGACCAAAACTATCGACAGTGTGTGTCTACATTGGAATCTTTACCTGAAAATCCAAACAGGAATATGGTTTTGGATTATTCTTTTGAGCAATGGAAGAATATTGATGTTTCCGTCTACGTCACTGTAATTTAGAATACTGCAATAGAAGTAACAATCCATTAGCTATTATCTGCAAGTACAATACAACGGTTCATTGAAATTTATGGCCTTTGACATAGTAGGTAAAGCATAGAAGTCAAAGGTTCTAATTTGCTAGTGAAATAGTAACATCATAGATGTAATCAGTTATTGTGTGTCTGTTTATGGTTCCTTGATATTTTACACACTTACCCGCTGCACATCGACCAGCTATACGCCAGGTTGGTCCTATTTGCATGAAATGCTTTCTGAACCTCCGGAAGGTTAAAATAGAAGCGCCTTTCATAGCTCATGCACACATCAACACCCACACTCATCTTAGTAGCCTAGCAAAGGGGGAACGAAAGCACTATTAAGTTCCACCATAAACACAGATATAAAGAAGTTGAGTGAATGaagaaaaccaaatttaaagtACCATTTTCCTTAATCGCAACTCTTGTTCCACTATGGACGGATAGCACACATCAAGAATCACATcataattatttatatattcACTAATAATGTCGTTTGCTTCAGATATGGCATTATTGCATTCATGTGAAACATTGTGTGGACTGCCAAAGGTATAATCCTCAAAGTCACACTGATTCATAATTGCTAGGCCTGCTTCATCAGAAATCATCCCATGCGACCAAAAGTATTCATAGGTTGCTGGAACATCacgatcaagtttcagaagtggATTCCCAATCtgacaaagaaaatgaaacatttaacgAGCATATACCCACAGAAAACTTCTCCAGATAAATATGAAGATAAAGAAATTAATAAAGGCATGCATAAGAGAGGTATAGTTTGCTTACTGCAACTCCTTTAACGTTGAACTTGTATTCTTTTGAATGTTCGTTGTGGTCAAGAAGAGCAACAGCTAATTGTGGAATGTAGTGCCCTGAACAAGAAAGGATAAAACTAATATTACCAGCAGAAGAGAAAGAACAGAACAGAACAAATCACGAATCTCATTTCTTAACGACAGATCCTGCTAAGCACGGGCGTAGGACTAAATCCCCTTTCCCTGAGAAGTCTAAATGTCACAGGACTCCTTAGGGACCAGTTGAAGAAGGACAAGCTAAATGAAAATAATTAGAAGACAATTGCCTAAATCCAGCAACAGATTTTTAAAGTTTCCCTCTGGATAAGGCGCTGACAATTTTTAAAACGAATTCCTACAATTCtcttcaagcatcaacaacaattataaaaatatagtCTTCATCATCAACCGCAATTACAAACATATGTAGTTTTAATAAGTTTGATAGTTCAAAATGAGAACAGGAGATAAGTTCAAAATGAGAACAGGAGATAAGTTTGATTGTTAAATGTCTTTGACCTGCATAACTTTCTCCTGTGAGATATAGTTCCCTTGATCTGAATGCCGGGAATTTCTTCAACCATTCCATCATGAATATATGCATATCCATTGCTGCCACAGAAGCAAGTAGGCTAAATTTCAGCTATTTGCTAGGATTAAATACAACTAATGCATGATCATAACATCATTGTTGCTTTTTCTTTTACCAGTTTTTGCATCACCGGTGTTGTAGTCTGAACTTGTATTTGAGTAGGACCAGCCTACTCCAGCTGGAGATTCAACAAATAGGAGATTTGATGCTACAGTGTACAAAAGAGAAGAAGTGGTGAGTTCATTATCTTTACTCATATTGTTCTAAACAAACATGTAGTAATCAGCTCTTCCCAACCCTACTGAGCATACCTTTATTCCATGATTTTGAGTTTCTTCGAAGACCTCGACCGTCACCTGTGGGAAAGAATGGTCCCAACTCTGTAAAGGCACCCCCACCAATTGATGAGCAACCTGGGCCTGAAACACAAATATAAGACCTTTTATTGTTCTTGACTCTGCCTTGACATAATTCACCAAATTCTTAACATTTACTTTAACAAATTCTTATCCAGGATAAAGAAGTACAACTCTGCAATATTGTACCCTTTTCACAAGTTAAAACAGGCTTGCTTATTAAAGATTTAAAGCTTTCAGTCAATTGAGTACACTCCCATGTAGTTCAACAATGTTGAGATTCCATCTCAGTATAAATTTACTCTTATTTTTGTAGTTCTATATTTCCCGTTGTACATAAgaattttttcccctttttccaaaaaattttcaactttttccgAAATCaatgtttgttcataaaatttccaatttttactTGAATATGCATTTtgtaaattttcgaaaatttgaaaaactccaaaaaactgtttttcaaaattttcactcaaatcaatcccaaaacttcaaaaacaaccaaaaattatATTCATGCCCAAACTCAACTCTAAATTTTTTCGccctattttggaattttacaattcttatgttcaAACGCCCACTAAAATTAGTTCAGTCCAATTACTGCTGTAAGTTCCATCTCactatcaaactcaacatcttgTCAGCTTATGATAACGTAGCTGCAGACTAATTAACGTATACACACAAATATATAGAGTGTGTGTAAGGAGATGGAggggttttttttaattttttttttggggggtgggggtggggggagggggaaGCAGTTTTTGAAAGTACAAAAATGAACAAGAAAGTTGTTTCCTTTTTTCCAAACATTCAAGTTAAAAAACATGACACAcaacaaacaaaaaacaaaagctcGAACTCCAAGCAAGCAGTACCAACCACAAACAAAAAGAAAGTACACATAAATTCCAAGGCACATTTGTTTAAAAATGGAAAGAAGAAGTAAAAAAACAGACCTCCATTGAGCCAAAGAGTGAGAGGTTTATGATCAGGATTCACCTCAGCTTCAACAAAGTAATAAAACAAACTCCTCCCAGCTTTAACATCTACATCCACATACCCTGCATATTGCCTAAAACTAACCTTAGGTTGTCCAGGCAATGCCTTCACTAAATCCTCCTCTGGATACCCTTTTCCTCCTATTACCAAACTCACAATCACCAATCCACAAAACCACAACGTACCCATCTCGCTAAACCTCATCAAGATTCAAACTAGCTTCAAATTTGACTCACTCCCTCTCTtataaaagaaagagagagaaaaaacaaaACTTTATAACAGAAAAAGGAAATGGAGAGGATAATAGCACGTGAATTGCGGGATACTTTCAAACAGAAAGCAATTAATTTTGCTATATATAGAATTTAaccaagaaaaaaagaagaaaggaaggaaGGAATGAGTAACGTGCGTAGAGTGTACAGGTTTTGTGATGGGGTTGGTGAGTAAGTGCGGTGGTGTTAATAAAGATTTTGCAGCTTTAAAGTAAACTTTAGACAGTGTTTGTtatagagagaagaaagaaatgTAGACGTTAGGAAGTTGCAGATTTGCAGTGTCCAGTGGATGAGTAGTACACCACCCACCCTACTGAACCAACCTAGGTGAGTAAAGGGTATGACCCTATGAGAATTGAGAGCTATATTGGCCTTTTTCAAGAATCAAAGAAAGCTTATTCTAGTCAAAGAAGGCAGGTAAtacatttattttgttttttttgctACTTTGATATCAGAATTGTATTAGCGGAAAATGGTGTGGCAGGTTCAGAAAAGTTTCTAATTTTGCCCCTTACACTTCGAAATGTTTAATTTTGTCATTTGATAGATTTTTAGCTTGCGTGTTGTTGTTTGGACATTGAtttaattgaaatttgaaaaagagtttttgaagtcatatggaaaaaataatttttgaaagttaaaattgtgtttgaacacattttatttgaataaAAGTTAAAGTTTTGTAAGTGGAAGAAAAAAATTCACCCTAAAACTGTCCTTTTGGGAACTtgataatttttgaagttttttttgaaataatgttttcaaaaatattctaaaaaaatgaaaccaaaatctatggccaaatggGAGCTTAGTTCAtctatatttttaatattaacaaatcgTCTTGTATTAGCTTTTACCATTAAAAAGAAGCTCCAACACGAAATGGTTGTAGTCCATATGTCCAAAattttggagaaagaatattcatatttattcctcGACTTTTGACTAaggtttaaaaaaataattataggaTCTCTGTTTAGGATCGAggataaaaatgaaatttttttctTATGATAATAGTAAGTTTAGACCAAAAATAGTGCAAGTGAAAATTTGATCCTTTTCCCTTTTAATAATATCACTGAAGAGGTAATTACAAATAATCTTTTGTAATAAATGTAAATAGTAACTAAGAAATAAGCCAATCAacttattataaaatattaaactaTATTAATAGAGTAAAAATATTTTACACGGTTAATATTAGATGTCCTgattaaattctatttttatcattatttagtGGTGTTGACAGTAGCATAGCCACACTTTAAATGGTTATATGTTATATTTTGAACGCCCTTAACATAATTGAGTGAGGTAGCTATGCGGTCCAAAGTATTCAAAGTAATGTGTTGTTCACGGATTCAAATTTATCTGCCCATTTTGTTTATCGGAACTAAACGAAACCACCGTTTGTGGTCTATTTGACACTTTTTCAAGCTAAATTTTTTCCTAATAAATAActttaaaacttaaaatttgtGTAAATATATACAACTAATATTAAAAGTAGTTTTTAGCTAAAAGTAATTTCTTTAtcaaattttataatttaaaagtcaagCTCTACAAAAAATTCTTCAACAAAAACTCTTTTCATACTACAAACTCTCTCGACTCTCTCTTTTTCTTAGTTTTATGCTTACTTTTACTAATAAAATGTCTATTGTTGTCTTTCTAATGTTAATTTGGTTTATAATTATAGCTCTAACAAGTATTTTTATTGTTTAGCTAAATACTGCGTAGTTTGATTTAAAATTTTGATGTACCATTCATCGACAAAACAAAATTATTGCCTTATTTAAAATTTGAACATCCTTGAAAGAATTCTGGCTAGGCCACTGGTGTTTGGTATATGGTTGGAGtaggaaaaaggaaatagaagatCTTCATGGAAGGGGAATTGATATGGGAAATTAGATGTTTGATCGTTCaattaaatttaaaaactttAACATATTAAAGTTATGTATGAATCGACATAAGCTCCAATAAATGGGACAAGCTACTAAGTAATAGCAATAATAATTCTATTTGATTAATCGTAGGGGTCACGGGAAAAATCTTAGCCAAAAATTATACGAGTAACATGTTCTTATTTGACATAATTTCATCCGTTTCATTTATTAATGACGATAGACAGTGAAAATAGGGACAACATTTGCTTTTTACCTTTTGGtttaataaattgattttattCTCTTTGTATTAAAAAATAGAAGTGGGGGTGAAGAAAAGGTGCTTTTGGACTAATGCTAAGTTAAATAATTCAAAACAGTGCAACAAAAAAAGCGAAGCCAATAATTTCCCCACAATTCAAGTTTGAATTAAAGGGAGCTAAAAGAGACATCTTTttggtttaaaataaattatttgagGTCCTTATTGTGAAATAAGCTCCTTTACAttataaaacaagaaaaaaattaGAATCTTGACACCTTTACCTAGTTATAAACGATGCATACAAGAGTAGAACAAACAAAATAACCTTGTGATAATCGAACATttaaacatataaaatataatttgccAGTTCTATCGAAAAATTGTCACTCAATTCCGAATTCATAGATTGTTGTTTGCAAGCTGGATCATATAATTACAAAAGCATATAAGGAGGAATTTTAAATTCATtatccaaatattttattctGAGTATAGGACATTTGCCTCAATGTTGATGCACTGGAGTAGTACTATTAATAAATTGCCAGAAAAAAATTGAAAGCAAAGATTTGGAATGGCTGGGGACAAAGCACAAGGTTTCTTCCTCTGAGTACTTCTTCCCAAAAGCCgcataataaataaatttataaattaaaactaaataaataatttGGTACGATCATCCTATCCACATTTACATACGTGTAAGACCACGCGTGCATTTCAATTTACTGGtagaaattatttaattttttgtttggAAAATATTATATGCGTTCTAAACCTCATTTATCATGTAGTGTTTTAATTTCAAACTACTCCTCGAAGTCACCTAGTAAAAAGATTTTTATACTTTAGTACTTTTACATAGTTAACATTTTCCTCGCAtttactctttttcattttcttttattttaaaattgttgACCATTTGCCTCATAACTTATAATCTTGAAGGTCAGCTTAATACTAAAATAAAATGTTTTCTTAGTAGTTAGATTATTAATCATTAATGCTTGAAAACTATTCATTTTTATCAAGATGGATGGGAAAATGCAAACTAGTACGTTTTTTTTCCATCACCATTAGAGCCGTCAAAATGAGCTTGGCCTGTGAGCCAGCCCAACCCAGCCCGCTACTTGGGTAGGATTGAGTTAGAATTTTTTGAGCTCATTTAAAACTGAGGCTTATAAGCCTAGCCCAAGTCAGTCCGCTAGTCCTTGAAGCTTGATCGAGGCTGGACTTGGCACGGCCCGTaggccaaaaattaattaaattcaagttaattaactattaaatattttttttaaaaaagtaaaaactaaaaaaactaTTAAATATAATCTCCATTCCCTAACCCTAGATTGCTCATTTACCATTCCATATCAACTAGAATTTAGATTTTTGACATGCATGTAATATGAcaaaattagtttttcttttgcttaattaataACGAACTCAAAAAGTTTTAGATggtcaataataatatttttttaaaagaaaatattactttGAGCGGCCAATGATCAGTTTAGATTagtttaatatattattaatatttatgCTGCTCTTCAGTATagaaaaaaatcaattttaaatacATACAAAAA is a genomic window of Nicotiana tabacum cultivar K326 chromosome 16, ASM71507v2, whole genome shotgun sequence containing:
- the LOC107814834 gene encoding serine carboxypeptidase-like 42, whose translation is MRFSEMGTLWFCGLVIVSLVIGGKGYPEEDLVKALPGQPKVSFRQYAGYVDVDVKAGRSLFYYFVEAEVNPDHKPLTLWLNGGPGCSSIGGGAFTELGPFFPTGDGRGLRRNSKSWNKASNLLFVESPAGVGWSYSNTSSDYNTGDAKTAMDMHIFMMEWLKKFPAFRSRELYLTGESYAGHYIPQLAVALLDHNEHSKEYKFNVKGVAIGNPLLKLDRDVPATYEYFWSHGMISDEAGLAIMNQCDFEDYTFGSPHNVSHECNNAISEANDIISEYINNYDVILDVCYPSIVEQELRLRKMATKMSVGVDVCMSYERRFYFNLPEVQKAFHANRTNLAYSWSMCSGILNYSDVDGNINILPLLKRIIQNHIPVWIFSGDQDSVVPLLGSRTLVRELAHDMGFKITVPYGAWFHKGQVGGWQTEYGNLLTFATVRGAAHMVPYAQPSRALHLFSSFIRGRRLPNNTRPSIDD